A segment of the Salvelinus namaycush isolate Seneca chromosome 42, SaNama_1.0, whole genome shotgun sequence genome:
CGGTGATGAGAGAATAGTCTTAGCAGAAGTGTCAATGCTGTAATGGGAGACAGGCAGAATTCCAGTTTGGATGTTTATATTGTGTCGACGTCATTCATCTTGAGGCTTTGCACAACCTCTCCAGGGCTAAACCAGAGATGCTCTAATGCAGTATAATATAACATGCTGTTCATTTCCTCTGTCAAATTAGATCTAAAAACGTGTTTCCAGCTAAATGATTGAAATGCAGCGGTGTTGGGTTTTATTCTTTTGAACTTTTTTTGGTTTATTGTTAAAATTATATTCTATTTACAATAAATCAGTCGAAGCCTCGTTCCACTCAGACGTCAAACCCAGCTGGACTAATTAACTGTCGCGGCAACAAATTGGGAATGATCTTCCCCAGATTATTTACAAGGTTATAATTCAGAGAAGAAGAGAATGCTTTGCGATGTAGACTGAACCGGTTTGTATCTGGCTTTTCTGACTGCCAGATGTCAATGGAAAACAGAGCAGTAAATATCTGATAGTGTTTGGTTTTTATGTCCACTGTTGCGGATTGCTTTGTTTTAGTACGTGTGGATATCCTCGTTTCCACACAAAGGCTTTGATGTGACTGTGTTCGCACCTCATCTAAACAATCATCGCCTGGCAATCAAATCGATCAGCCGGCCCGTGGTGTGGTGCACTGCTGCTCAGGGGCCAGGCGGATGACGTCACACATCAATACGCTGTTTTCCTAACAGTGCAGAAGTTTTTAAGTAGGTAGCCCAGAGGTTAGAGAAGCGGACCAGTAGGTTGCTGGTTCGAGCAATCGGGTAGTTGAGCTCCCAACTGGAAGGTTCCCACCATCTAGGAAAGAAATGAAGGAGACGAGACTAGGAGACGAGACCACTTCATACTATCCACCCCATATCATTGGAAGCGTCTGGCACGCAACAACACCCTAGTGTCCGTGAAAAGCGTGTCGGAGCCTATGTTTTAACAGTGGGTATTGATATTGATATTTGCTTTAAGTCTCCTCAGAATTCTGGTGAGTTGTGGAAAAGTAAATGTACTATTATTTAACGCCTGCGGTGATCACAGTCAAAAATGCCACGCTGGGGCTTCAGAGTCGCCGCGCAGatttgttttcactttggggtAAATTGGATCAGAACAGTCAAGATGGCTGAACCACTCAGCATAGTTTCCACACAGACTAGGTTCAAATGGATCCTAATGAGTCCCCAGGGAACACTACCATAGCAGTGGGCTGAACATAATCTCAAAGAAGTCTTGCATTAGATGCCTGGAAAAAATATATTATCTGCTGGACCTTTTAATGTAATAAAGGCAGGGAGTCAGTATGCCATCCCTGAACCCAGTCTAGAATACTATACCTTCTGTGGCAGAGCCTGTATTGTAGCttatataaataatatatacCATTTGAACAGACgcctttatccaaagcgacttagtcattcTTGCATAATATTTTCGTATGGTTGGTCCCGGGAATcagacccactatcctggcgttgcaagcactatgctctaccaactgagctacagaggaccacagtcacacagctacagaggaccacagtcacacagctacagaggaccacagctTTGTCAAGAACTACTTTACATGCCAGTCAGACAAACTCACTCTTATCCAAAAGTGACTTAACTACAAGTTCATAttgggtgtctctgtctgtgtgtctgtctgtctgtgtctctgtctgtggttTAACCCTTTCCTCTCTGTGTGTCCTAtcacagagaagggagagaagaagCCTGTGGCCACTCAGGAGGAGGCTAAGGTGGACGTGTCACGTCTGGACATGAGGGTGGGACGCATCGTCACGGCCGAGAAGCACCCGGACGCCGACTCACTCTATGTGGAGCAGGTGGATGTGGGAGAGGCAGCCCCCAGGACGGTGGTCAGCGGGCTGGTCAAGCACATACCCATAGATCAGGTACTGGAATGCACAGCCTAGTACCAACACAGCCTAGTACCAACACAGTCTAACACCGGCTACTGCCCAACCAAATGTCAGATCCGCTCTGAaaaatcagatcagctctgaataAGATccgatgtgaaaagatctgatgtgattggtcaaagaaCAAATTTGTGGGGGAAAAGTTCAGAATTGGGTTACCTGTCTAAATGCAGCCAAAGAGCCTCATAATGTCAAGTATTCACGCAAGGCCTGTGTCAGTCAGACAACTCATCGGGTTGTTACCAGACCAACTCATCGggctgttaccagaccaactcatcgggctgttaccagaccaactcatcgggctgttaccagaccaactcatcgggttgttaccagaccaactcatcgggctgttaccagaccaactcatcgggctgttaccagaccaactcatcgggctgttaccagaccaactcatcgggctgttaccagaccaactcatcgggctgttaccagaccaactcatcgggctgttaccagaccaactcatcgggctgttaccagaccaactcatcgggctgttaccagaccaactcatcgggctgttaccagaccaactcatcgggttgttaccagaccaactcatcgggctgttaccagaccaactcatcgggctgttaccagaccaactcatcgggctgttaccagaccaactcatcgggctgttaccagaccaactcatcgggctgttaccagaccaactcatcgggctgttaccagaccaactcatcgggctgttaccagaccaactcatcgggctgttaccagaccaactcatcgggctgttaccagaccaactcatcgggctgttaccagaccaactcatcgggctgttaccagaccaactcatcgggctgttaccagaccaactcatcgggctgttaccagaccaactcatcgggctgttaccagaccaactcatcgggctgttaccagaccaactcatcgggctgttaccagaccaactcatcgggctgttaccagaccaactcatcgggctgttaccagaccaactcatcgggctgttaccagaccaactcatcgggctgttaccagaccaactcatcgggctgttaccagaccaactcatcgggctgttaccagaccaactcatcgggctgttaccagaccaactcaGGGGCTGTTACCAGCCCCTTTGGAATGTTTTGTGTGTCTGGAACCCAGTCTGCCCACAGACAATACAGAGTAAGACTGTTACTGTACTTAACTGGGAGGTACTGGGAGCTTAACGGTCATTCAGGAAGACTTGGGAGGCTGACCTAGTAGACTACAAAGCTCTCTACATGCTTTTGGTAGTCAAATAACATTGGTTTTAAAGATTGCTGTTTTAACACTACTGTGTCGTTGTTTTTTTTGCCTTATTTTCACTACAATAAATTCAGCTGTTTTTATTGGACACATGGGTGCTATAACTCTGGCTAGCCAGGGtcatgttctgggtttaataacccaTGTAAAGTGACTACTCCAATGTAGTCTGTCAGGGTTCACGTGACGCTTTTTAATGTCTACGACGTAGGTTTCTGCACACACAGACTTGGTTTTCAGTTAGTTATTGCCCCGGAATTTACGATTTGTCTCAGACGCAAAAGTCATTTGTTTGCGGTCTTATTCAGCGAGCAGAAGTCCCCGGTTTCTCTTTACAATCAAACCTCTTTTCTCGGTTTGCCTCTTTTGATTCATCTCCAAAACGTAGTGAGTCTTTGTACATCCTGCTTTATATAGACAATGTATGATCCCTATAAATGAAAGCACATGCACGTTGGACTCTTTGTACACAAACACTGTCAGAGTCATATATCTATGGTTCTATGAGAAGAGTAATTGGGAATgacattttttattacatttttatatacaTTTATTGAAAGACTTGTAGTTCCGTAGCTATCTGCTACATTACTAAGCTAGGGCCTACATTTTTGACAATCATTTTTATTGCATTTTAATGTACGTTCTGTAGTTGAAGTGTGTTGAATTGTGAAGTGTTTCTTCACCACTGAAATAACCTTTTTCACTGAGACATTTGTCATAAGCCGTAGTCAATTACACAGAGACTCCAAGACAGTCCAAGCACATGTCCCTGTAATGACTAGATTTCATTTTGGTCATTTAAAGAGAGAATGCCTTCTTCCTTCCACACCGGGGCTTGACGAGCAGCCTTCTTCCTTCCACACCGGGGCTTGACGAGCAGCCTTCTTCCTTCCACACCGGGGCTTGACGAGCAGCCTTCTTCCTTCCACACCGGGGCTTGACGAGCAGCCTTCTTCCTTCCACACCGGGGCTTGACGAGCAGCCTTCTTCCTTCCACACCGGGGCTTGACGAGCAGCCTTCTTCCTTCCACACCGGGGCTTGACGAGCAGCCTTCTTCCTTCCACACCGGGGCTTGACGAGCAGCCTTCTTCCTTCCACACCGGGGCTTGACGAGCAGCCTTCTTCCTTCCACACCGGGGCTTGACGAGCAGCCTTCTTCCTTCCACACCGGGGCTTGACGAGCAGCCTTCTTCCTTCCACACCGGGGCTTGACGAGCAGCCTTCTTCCTCCCACACCGGGGCTTGACGAGCAGCCTTCTTCCTTCCACACCGGGGCTTGACGAGCAGCCTTCTTCCTTCCACACAGGGGCTTGACGAGCAGCCTTCTTCCTTCCACACCGGGGCTTGACGAGCAGCCTTCTTCCTTCCACACCGGGGCTTGACGAGCAGCCTTCTTCCTTCCACACCGGGGCTTGACGAGCAGCCTTCTTCCTTCCACACCGGGGCTTGACGAGCAGCCTTCTTTCTTCCACACTGGGGCTAGACGAGCAGCATTTGGACAAGTAGAACCCACAGTTAACAGAATCCTTACTTTTCCTTTCTCGTCAAGTCATTCATTGTGTGAGAGTCAACGTGACGACAGACCATGCATACAAGACATTGAGCCTTCCCTGTTTCAAGGAACATACTGGAGTTTGAAGAACGACATGAGGAGTAAAGCTAAACACTTTCACTGGCAGCAATGTAGAGGGCCCTCTACATTGCTGCCagtatgcatgtatgcatgtagAGGGCCCACTGGCAGCAATGTAGAGGGCCCACTGGCAGCAATGTAGAGGGCCCACTGGCAGCAATGTAGAGGGCCCACTGGCAGCAATGTAGAGGGCCCACTGGCAGCAATGTAGAGGGCCCACTGGCAGCAATGTTGATTTGAGTGCCCTGGCATGTTTGTCCCTTGTACGTTGGCCGGAATAAGGAAACTTTGGAAACCCAAATTCTAGCGTGTTTGGATTGTGTTCAGTTTTAACCTTTGTCAAGTGATTTCAGGCCTCATTGCCATTACATGAAATTGAATGTCAACCCCTCAATTGAGGAAATTACATAATCACAGGGTGAGAGTAGAGCTGTGACATAGACGCACAAAACTTGACTTCTGTAGTCCGCACATCCGACTGATTACAAAACTGACGTCACACACACTCTTTCCCCGCTAAGCAAATGGCGCTTGAGGAAGAAAAGCTGCCGCAAGAAGGCTGTCAAAACAATGTGTCACACTGAGGGGAATGTATGCAGATTTATGTCAACATTTACTTTTTAAAAGGATGTTTCCAAAATGAAGACATCATTATTTTCCTAGCTGTGACACGCACCATGACTTTGTACACTGTAttctctccatcctcttctctTTTGATGGAAATGGCTTCTGGCCTTCTCAGAGTTTGGGTAAACCTCCGAGGTCACTCCACAGACATGAAAGAATAATGTTGTTTTCTCTCGCTCTTCTTGGTTTCTGAAATAAggcacaccatacacacacacaccatatgccGCCGGAGGCAGTCATTTTACATGACAAGATTGGACATGGGGGAATTGTGTGAATAGGATTCTGAAAACCACAGTACTGCAAAGAGATCGAGAGTGGAGACCACACCAATTGGTGTTTTCTCTTCTCAACCATTCAAGTCATAAAGTAGGCCATTCATTCTGAAGACAGCACTGTAAGATGCCCTGTGTGGTTTGTACAGAGTCAAAGCAGCGCTCCCTAATCTCTCTACTAGTAAAACATGTATTCTTTATTTCAATACTTTTTCCTCTTGTCCGTCAGAAGAATGTTAAATATATGTATTTAATATCTCTATCTCAGTATAGTTGTAAACCTTTTCCCTTTCTCTTattacccccaccccccccagaTGCAGAATCGCATGGCGGTGCTGCTGTGCAACCTGAAGCCAGCTAAGATGAGAGGCGTGGTGTCCCAGGCCATGGTGATGTGTGCCAGCTCCCCAGACAAGGTGGAGATTCTAGACCCTCCCAGCGGTGCCGTGCCCGGGGACAGAGTCATCTTCCAGGGCTTCCCAGGTACTGTAACACCCCTGACCATCttggcccgtatccacaaagagtctcagagtaggagtgctgatctaggatcagtttgccTTGTAGATCATAATGAAGAAGATTGTATGGAcaggtcctagatcagcactccttttctgagaggctttgtgaatatgggccctgacCTCTAGGGTCTACTTCATCAGCCTGGTTAAACTAGACTGAATGCTGCACTCAATGGGGAGCACAGTGTTCAGTCTCGTTTAGCCAGGCTACTTTATCATACCCTCTACAGCTCAACCTGCTTTTGACTCTAGACCTGCTTTTAAGCTAATAAGCTGTAACCAGGAAGTGACTGCCCCCACAGCCTTGTAGTTTTTCAACTTTTGGAGTTTTCTTTTATGATCTTCAATGTGCAAAAACATAACGTGATGGTCTTCAAGCACAAAAACTTCCTAAAGGGCATCTGGTAGAAGTACATTCATCCTCAAAACCATATTTGATATCTATCTTAAATGACTGCGTTTTCATGAATTTGATGATAGAATCGCAACGGCCATTTAAAAAAGCATGGGAAACGGAAGTAAAGCGGAAGTAGCCGTCACTTTCACAGGGTATCCTAACCTCGATAACACTTCACATATATCTTTATAAAGGGGGGTTGTCAAAGGTttataaactgaacaaaaatataaacgcaacatgtaaagtgatggtttcatgagctgaaataaaagatcccagaatgttccatatgtacaaaaagcttatttctctccaattttgtgctcaaatttgtttacattagTGAGcagttctcctttgccaagataatccatccacctgacaggtgtggcatatcaagaagctgattaaacagcatgatcattacacaggtgtgcACCTTAGGCTGGGGATGATAAAAGGCAGCTCTAAAATGTCAGTTTTGGCACACAAcagaatgccacagatgtctcaagttttgagggagcgagcaattggcattctgagtgcatgaatgtccaccagagctgttgccagagcgtttaatgttaatttctctaccataagccgcctccaacgttatttttgagaatttggcagtatgtccaaccagtctcacaaccgcagaccacgtgtaaccacgccagcccaggacctcaaaatctggcttcttcacctgcaggatcgtctgaggcCAGCCACCCTGACCGCTGATGAACTGAGGGgtttttctgtctgtaataaagccgtTTTTATGGGGAAaattcattctgattggctgggtctggGCATGgctgtgaaatccataaattagggcctaatgaattaattttATTTGATTGATGTCCTTATATTaactctaactcagtaaaatagttgaaattgttgcatggtgagtttttatatttttgttcggtataagTAGTTTGTCGACCAATTATTGGTTAGTTCATCTAGTTGGTTCAAATCCAGACCATGTCACTTGGGTAACTGAATTAAATGTGGTAAAGTAGTTGAAGGCTTGATGTTTGCCATTCCACTGGTTAAAATGAAAGTAGCATACAATGAGTGTGGTATGATGGTGGAACACCACGTTAGCTTCAGCTGCATCTGGTGGAATGGGACACAGCCAGTGTGCTCGAGTCATGAATTATTTATTACCAACAAGCCACTTCAGATGacccaacaccagagaacatcaatAGATTCCAACCAAGAGGAAAATGACTGAATGCATTGCCCTGAGCAAAATAACGTGGTTGGCCTTATTGCCTTTACATTTGTACATGAAATGACATGTGAAGAACCAACTGTCCTCTTGCCATCTTTCCACGGGTAACAAAGGCTTTATCTTTGAAGAGAGGAATCACAAAGCCTTCTCAAGACCCCACAGAGTTTTCCTATTGCAGCGTTTACTCCTCTGTTCTCTTTAGTGGTTGGAGCTAAATGGACTGTGACTGTTAACGGAATAGACACGCAAATCAACTCCCTCTGACTAAAGTGTAAGTCAGGTCCTCTTTTCCCACAATCTCACAATTAAATGTAAAGTATATAGTCTTTTTCGTTATGTCGGACCACAGTAAGACTAGCTGCCGCCATTGatgtcggctaatggggatcctaatacatCTGAATCCACAACCAAGAGAAGGGAGTTTAGGAGGTGGGAGAGTATTTGAAAGACCCTAAATGCCTTGTTGAAGGACCTAGGACTGGTTTGATTCAGATGTAGAGAATTAAAGAGCTCTTTATACCAAATCACCCAACAAAACACAGCTTATGGAACTCATCATCTTTAACAGAGTGACTATACACTATCCCAGTGCCTTTTAACCATACTCCATGTTCAATGTCATGCCTGGGAAATGAACAGAAACCCGAACTAGAGGAAAGCCTGCCTGAACGTCATAAAATGTCCAACCTCATGCCTCGCCGGACGTTGAAGGGGAAAACCCACCATCATCAATGTGACTGATTTTAGATGTGTTCCCGTCAGGAGCTAATAAGAAAATATGGTTGTGGGGCTGGCAAAACAAAacaatttgggggggggggggggggggggggggtgaggagagTGGTTGTGCGGTTGTTGGTAGGGAAAAATAACTGAACTGGGAGTTTCCCTGAGATAGAGAGGCTGTGGCGATAGAAAGGGAGAATAGGGACGATGGAGTGTCCATCACACAGACACCCTTtcatcttctctctcctcctctcttctccttccctctcccgtCCCCTTtctattctcctctcccctctcctttctattctgctccttcctcttctccttccctctcctctctattctcctctcccctctcctttctattctgctccttcctcttctccttccctctcctctctcttctccttccatctcccctctcctttctattctgctccttcctcttctccttccctctcctctctcttctccttccatctcccctctcctttctattctgctccttcctcttctccttccctctcctttctATCctgctccttcctcttctccttccctctcctctctattctcctctcccctctcctttctatTCTGCTCCTTtttcttctccttccctctcctctctcttctccttccatctcccctctcctttctattctgctccttcctcttctccttccctctcctctctcttctccttccatctcccctctcctttctatTCTGCTCCTTTTTCTTATCcttccctcttctccttccctctcctctctccttcctcttctcctctcatagCGGCCCTTCCTCAAGCTGTTTGTTTAACGAGGGATCCCCCTCGGCCAAAAATACTTGTTTTACGACTACGCACGTCAATTAGAGCCACATTCAGGTTGGTCGCACAGAGAAGGACCACAGGAtggcagagaggagagggcgatggagggaggaggaggagatgggcaGGGGTGCTAAGGCGGTCTCATCGGTTTCTAGCTGTACACATGTCTGGGTTGTTTAAAAAACGTAGCCGCGGCGGTGATGGCAAACGCTTTTCCAAACCGGATGTTGTTTACAGTGAGGGTTAAAGGATGATGGACTTGGTTTTAGGTTCATTCCCTCTCTCTTATTTTGATGTCAGCTTTGGTCCCCCAGAATAAGCCTTCCGTGTCATAGAATATCCAGCCTCATGTCTCACCTGACGTTGAAGGTGGAAACCCACCACCATCAATGTGACTGATTTTTAGATGTGTTTTTGTCCTGGAGCTAATACAAAAATATGGTTGTGGGGCTGGCAAAacaaaatgttttggggggggttgAGTCGTGCAGTTGTTGGTAGGGAATAGTACCTGAACTGGGAGTTGGGGAGTGAgttgtggggagagagagaggtggaacatGACGAGAGATTTTCCATCACAGACGCCCCGTCAGGACTGGAGCCCGCTGACATCAGCCTGGgttctcctttcatctcctctcACCGGCCCCTCCTCAAGCTGTTTGTTTAACGAGCGATCCCACTAGGGCGGTCATTCAATTCCCAGCGGCCAAAAAAACGTGTTTTTTACGACTCTACGCACACAGAGAACGACCAcggaatggaagagaggagagaaggaaggaggaggcGGGGGTGCTATGGCGGTCTCGTCGGTTTCTAGCTGTTCTGTACACACCTCTGGGTCGTTAAAAAACATAGCCGGGGCGGTGGTGGCCAACGCTTTTCCAACAAGAtgttgttgacattgagggatgATGGCCTATTATTCTCTCTTTTTGACATTCCTTCTCTCTTATTTTGATGTCAGCTTTGGTCCCCCAGGATTCCAGATTTTAGGGAGTTGTACTGTTAGCAAAATTTGAGATTCTCCTATGAACTTTCCAGAATTGTGCACTCCTATTTTATAGTGACATTTCTGTGCTAGCTAGTAGCACCAAGTCAGTAAGTCAGTCCAGCATTGGTCTTGGTGTGGATAGATAACAGTAATTGCTCACACATTCACCAGCCCTAATGAGCATCCGGGTTCCTGTTCAAACTAGAGTGTGTCAAAGCTGGGAAAATTCAACAAAGAAATTCCTTCACACGTCTTCCAGGATGTTTGTGATGAGGAGTAGGAAAAGATCACACCCCAACAAAAGCACGTTATGAATTCAATGTGGAGTGCCAGTTATGAATCCATACAGATGCCAAGTTATATCCAAACACTGCCAATAACACAATGCTGAGGTAATGAAGAACTCCCTAACTCCATTAGTTGCCGACAAACATGGATGTTGTATACGTTTTGAATTAGCGCTAAAAGAGTAAAAGCTTCTGTAAAACTTCTGGTTCAGCTTTTTTTACGTTTCAAAATCGACACTACGCCAAGGAAGTACTCCAGCAGCACAAACCAATGGTCTAGCACAAGGCTACAGAAAAGCTAGCAAGGCAGATAAAGTGTTGCCACCATCATCTACTGTGGTTGCCCCTAGAGGCATCATGTCATCGAAATGAAGGAGGCATGTTCCCCCTCAAATTTTATTCATACAAAGATACAAGCGATGCACAATGAGATATTCAATATGGCCCCCTCAAATGATCTAGTGCAAAACACCACTGCATTGCTCCATACAAGGTACGTGGGTCATCATAACTGTTGGAGCTGTCATCTAGTTTCTCTTTCCTATGTTTCCAGGTGAGCCAGACAATGAGCTGTCATCTAGTTTCTCTCTCCTATGTTTCCAGGTGAGCCAGACAAGGAGCTGAACCCCAAGAAGAAGGTGTGGGAGGCGGTGCAGCCGGACCTGAAGACAGACGGCCAGTGTGTGGCCAACTACAAGGGAGCCCCCTTCGAGATCGCCGGCAAGGGAGTATGCAAAGCTCAGACCATGAGCAACAGCGGCATCAAATAAAGGAAGACGAATGCAGAGGACGGAGCCGTAGAACTAGAATGGTGGGAAATAGTGGGATTGGGAAACGTGTGAATGACCGCTCCAGTCATTTTATTTCTATAGGTGGAACTAGCGAAGGTCCTTGTTCAGCCTGTGGAACTGCTACTCATCCATGGTGCTGagggtgatggtgatgatgtcgACGGAGCAAAATGAAGTGTTTTGAAGATGTTCAATAAAAAGGTTATCAGTTGGTCTTAAAGTCATTGCAGTTGATCTCTTGTTTGGTTCTTCTTTATAAAGCCTGACGTCTGTCGTACAAGACTATACAAGTGTGTTTGCATCCTAGAAATCCTTTATAATGCTCTCTAGCATTCTTAACTCATCCTGCAAGTCACTTTTGTGATTTATTAGTTTGGTTAGTGCTTTGATTTCTCTGGTTCGTTATGAGCCGAAGGAAAGAAATGGGGATGTCATTCTGCAAAGCCAACAAACAGACGGATCAATTTCACAGATGCTACGCAGCAGGGCTTTTGGATAgtgggcaattccatggtaacagaatgatgctaagtttggtaacagaatgactgttTGTGCCGTCACAAAGTGGAATTGCCCCAGTACTCAGTCCTTCTACCACCATTCCTGTTCTTACAGTCATTAGCCTGCTCTTTAAGGTTCAGTCATTAGCCTGCTCTTTAAGGTTCAGTCATTAGCCCGCTCTTTAAGGTTCAGTCATTAGCCTGCTCTTCAAGGCTGTTGCTCAGCCCAGTTTTTCAGGATCAAAGTATCCTGTGTTGTTTAATTCTGTTCCTCCCGTTTGGTTTGATCCAAAAGCCCAGAGGGAACAAATCTATCTGAACACATCTCTTTCAGTGGTACCCCTTCATATGCTACAGCTAAGGTCATGTCCCATGATATGACTTGCACTTGTATTGCCTCGGTTTATTTGAAGGAATCTAATGGTTAACAGAATCACATGTTACCCATTATAAACACAGCACTGGATCATTTTTATATTGATGACATGTTCTGAAAAGAAGGCTCCTGGTACCAGTGTAGTTTGCCTGGTATTAGCATCCAGCCATATCCAGAACATGTACAGAGTTTCCCTCAGGAAAGACCGTCTCCTAccattacaacacacacattccACGACAGCAAAGGAAAATCATTTGATTTCTAACTGACCCAACACCTGAATCAAGGATCTCTTAGTATAATCTCAGGCAATCAGAACAACGACTGGATCAAAAGTTCTAGCTCTCTGACACACCAGAGTGCACTAGGTTCCTCAGCCAGGGACCATACCAGTCTGGGTCCTGGTTCTAGAATGGTCTGGGTCCTGGTTCTAGCAGGGCTGATTCATACGTCCTCATTGCCGGTCTGTTCTCTTGCGTCGATAGTAATCAAGTCCATGTACACACAGCCTGAACATCTGTAGTTAGACTGAAGAAGCCGAGTGTAGCATAGCCTTGTGTTTAATGTCCCATTCACTCTGCCCTCCTTTGAGATCTAGCCCATTGGCAGCTTCAGTGTATTTCTGGGTTGTACTGTTCATAGTCGACCACATTTGTAGTTTTCATTATTATACGATGCTCTGTTTAGTGTGTGGACGTCATTCGCATATCTGATGTGATGCATATTGTGAAATAATATATTTTGGATAGTAACCGGACTGAAACAGACTACATGGACTTGCCCGAATGAACATGACCCTCATTCTCCTGTAGGAATGGGCATTTAGACTTAGATGAGTGTCCCAAGACCACTGGGTAATGTTGAGACATGGGACACATCTCATCAGTTGGTCATGAGTGAATGAGAAAGATAATAGTTTTTTTGGAAAGGATTTCATATGCGTAAATAAAATGGTGGAAATCTGACAGTATCTCAGAAGTCAAAACCATCTTTCTACAATTTTGTTTCCAATACCCTCAAAAACATCTCACGTCTCACCCGCCACATTTCACTCAAAGCAACAGATCTGAAAGGACTTGATAGGTGGTGGGAAAAACCT
Coding sequences within it:
- the LOC120034908 gene encoding aminoacyl tRNA synthase complex-interacting multifunctional protein 1-like encodes the protein MRMGLRGSFLEQLWVFETCQSQAGGHSLMFLVTRSLPLVKMSGHTPSVMRLEQRAAEADHIIDYLKQQVQLLKEKAKVQATVREEKKLMVENTKLKRDIEQLKQTLLEKEKSRGVREVAMPTAGDSSVQCASKSTPPQPSSPARSSTSAVATASPPPKNSEGKKNRPEKNEKGEKKPVATQEEAKVDVSRLDMRVGRIVTAEKHPDADSLYVEQVDVGEAAPRTVVSGLVKHIPIDQMQNRMAVLLCNLKPAKMRGVVSQAMVMCASSPDKVEILDPPSGAVPGDRVIFQGFPGEPDKELNPKKKVWEAVQPDLKTDGQCVANYKGAPFEIAGKGVCKAQTMSNSGIK